A region from the Afifella aestuarii genome encodes:
- a CDS encoding cold-shock protein, translating into MHTGNVVWFDTRRGFGFIRPDEGADIFVHRTALERAGLATLQPDQIVFFDVEMRDGAPTATDLTALN; encoded by the coding sequence ATGCACACAGGCAACGTTGTCTGGTTCGACACCCGCCGAGGCTTCGGCTTTATCCGCCCCGATGAGGGCGCCGACATTTTCGTTCACCGCACCGCGCTTGAGCGCGCCGGGCTGGCGACGCTTCAGCCCGACCAGATCGTCTTCTTCGACGTCGAGATGCGCGATGGCGCGCCGACGGCGACGGATCTGACCGCCCTCAATTGA
- a CDS encoding ArsR/SmtB family transcription factor, producing MGLTKLARAAQALADETRLRLVALLAEGERPVKELVEILGQSQPRISRHLKILTEADIIRRLPEGAHVYYRLASDGEAAALARAALAAMQTDPLRNETDLRRDRDRLELIRRRNQETAELYFARHAEEWDRLRSLHVPEKEVEAAIRAALSGHHPRSLLDIGTGTGRMLELLADCAERLTGIDRSPQMLALARTSLERAGLSHVRLRSGDALNLPLPRASFDVVVIHQVLHFLEDPRAALSEAARVLAPGGMLLVVDFAPHHLEFLRQNHAHLRLGFSDEQLTQWLSATALEQFSIQHLAPKSPPREDEHLTVTIATAFKAEADEDAEPLQEGALA from the coding sequence ATGGGCCTGACGAAACTTGCGCGCGCCGCCCAGGCGCTTGCCGATGAAACCCGGCTCCGCCTTGTGGCGCTGCTTGCCGAGGGCGAGCGCCCCGTCAAGGAGCTCGTGGAAATCCTCGGCCAGTCGCAGCCGCGCATCTCCCGGCATCTGAAGATTTTGACGGAAGCCGACATCATTCGCCGGCTGCCGGAAGGCGCGCATGTCTATTACCGGCTGGCCTCCGACGGCGAAGCGGCGGCGTTGGCGCGGGCAGCTCTTGCCGCCATGCAGACGGATCCCTTGCGCAACGAGACGGATTTGCGCCGCGATCGCGACAGGCTGGAGCTCATCCGCCGCCGCAACCAGGAAACGGCAGAACTCTATTTTGCGCGCCATGCCGAGGAATGGGACCGGCTGCGTTCCCTGCACGTGCCTGAAAAGGAGGTCGAGGCAGCAATCCGCGCCGCGCTGAGCGGCCACCATCCCCGCTCTCTCCTCGACATCGGCACCGGCACTGGCCGCATGCTCGAACTCCTTGCCGATTGCGCCGAGCGGCTGACGGGCATCGATCGCTCGCCGCAGATGCTGGCGCTCGCACGGACGAGCCTGGAACGCGCGGGCCTCTCGCATGTGCGGCTGCGCAGCGGCGATGCGCTCAACCTTCCCTTGCCGCGCGCGTCCTTTGACGTCGTCGTCATCCATCAGGTTCTGCATTTTCTGGAAGATCCGCGGGCGGCACTTTCGGAGGCGGCTCGGGTTCTGGCTCCGGGCGGGATGCTGCTCGTCGTCGACTTCGCGCCCCATCATCTGGAGTTCCTGCGCCAGAATCACGCGCATCTGAGGCTCGGCTTCTCCGACGAGCAGCTCACGCAATGGCTGTCGGCCACAGCCCTCGAGCAATTCTCCATCCAGCATCTCGCCCCCAAGTCTCCGCCCAGGGAAGACGAGCATTTGACGGTCACCATCGCGACAGCCTTCAAGGCCGAAGCCGACGAAGACGCGGAACCCCTCCAGGAAGGAGCGCTCGCATGA
- a CDS encoding DKNYY domain-containing protein has protein sequence MTESSLLAAHVPLEKDAFDRFLKTIAPVFAEPAASIIVDRSEDWLILRYLKSEAAAFLAFIYNWGDTGEEIMARPYFDAFLKIADFMPEGASGRLLISAGAMKFLTDPIDAAFTLTKKGGARRDDDGLDEDEKKRFDALLNKYMFGSRPYEQPYQEAIGRSTVLDARIRRRVRTLIETRRREIAKERLPRATLLRPVRLFEGFHYNGHFTTHYDTGRLWPLPGFDAFTAEQTSWGAKDARHAVVGRRLIETDPASFRAIPTAPEMERCLYRDDRQIYTPTGEVISGADPESFEYVGGGYARDKRRWYTIEGTVLDDVGNEGHVDTRLYYTRDALLIGERAVYLGGKPLPVDPGSVEVVRLERVRQRGMREHSLGWLVDRDGALIIHDVISAFEGPEWQRTDDPEALWDALKEADEKTLLPPLPRELYEFEAICPKDDPDPAQLQLIAEFGAGWFARNTEAFLAERPFDDRFWWLMVKYFYACWTLGRGDDILELYERVAADAWWNPYVFHHAACAYVAAGDLQSALKAVYLALACGYDRIDEMLVDQDLSALFSMDEFQRLKAFRDANKQVRCPFLPLVALQSLANRAFDDGAMSLAWSLTNRFFIPDRAALENCFPDQEIRNLYRQSLLQVADDLVRAQWDGTDETRLDKRFYRRIRDIEGLSPAVHLAGALSLFSEGFFWVDMKSDDNEERGEFVEAVEALGRMRQALAENPAAAEDTLWMDLSTHASVAPFVALADAGGHRGAHRDRPDCGQ, from the coding sequence ATGACCGAATCGTCGTTGCTCGCCGCTCATGTCCCGCTCGAAAAGGATGCTTTCGACCGCTTCCTGAAAACCATAGCCCCAGTCTTTGCCGAGCCTGCAGCCAGCATCATCGTCGATCGGAGCGAAGACTGGCTCATCCTGCGCTATCTGAAGAGTGAGGCGGCGGCTTTCCTCGCCTTCATCTACAATTGGGGCGACACGGGCGAAGAGATCATGGCACGGCCTTACTTCGACGCCTTCCTGAAGATCGCGGACTTCATGCCAGAAGGCGCAAGCGGCCGGCTACTAATCTCGGCAGGAGCGATGAAATTCCTGACGGATCCGATCGATGCGGCCTTCACGCTCACAAAGAAGGGCGGTGCGCGTCGGGATGACGACGGGCTCGACGAGGATGAGAAAAAGCGCTTCGACGCCCTGCTTAACAAATACATGTTCGGCTCCAGGCCCTACGAGCAGCCCTATCAAGAGGCGATTGGGCGAAGTACCGTTCTCGACGCGCGCATTCGCAGGAGAGTTCGCACGCTGATCGAGACGCGGCGTCGTGAGATCGCCAAGGAGCGCTTGCCTCGGGCGACGCTTTTGAGACCGGTGCGCCTGTTTGAAGGTTTCCATTACAACGGACACTTCACGACGCATTACGACACCGGCAGGCTATGGCCGTTGCCGGGGTTCGATGCCTTTACGGCCGAACAGACGTCGTGGGGTGCCAAGGATGCGCGCCATGCGGTGGTCGGCCGTCGCCTGATCGAGACCGATCCCGCTTCGTTTCGGGCCATCCCGACCGCGCCCGAAATGGAGCGATGCCTCTATCGCGATGATCGACAGATCTACACGCCCACGGGCGAGGTGATTTCGGGCGCGGATCCTGAAAGCTTCGAATATGTCGGTGGCGGCTACGCGCGCGACAAGCGCCGCTGGTACACGATCGAGGGAACCGTGCTGGACGATGTCGGCAATGAAGGGCATGTCGACACCCGGCTCTACTATACGCGCGACGCTTTGCTGATCGGCGAACGGGCGGTCTATCTCGGCGGGAAGCCCTTACCCGTCGATCCAGGCAGCGTCGAGGTGGTCCGGCTCGAACGCGTCCGGCAAAGAGGGATGCGCGAGCATAGCCTTGGATGGCTTGTCGACCGGGATGGCGCCCTCATCATTCATGACGTGATAAGCGCGTTCGAGGGACCGGAGTGGCAGCGGACGGATGACCCGGAAGCGCTGTGGGATGCGTTGAAGGAGGCTGATGAAAAGACGCTCCTGCCGCCTCTTCCAAGAGAGCTGTACGAATTCGAGGCGATCTGTCCCAAGGACGATCCCGATCCGGCTCAACTTCAATTGATCGCCGAGTTCGGGGCAGGCTGGTTTGCCAGAAACACGGAAGCGTTTCTCGCCGAACGGCCTTTTGACGATCGCTTCTGGTGGCTGATGGTGAAGTATTTCTACGCTTGCTGGACCCTCGGCCGCGGCGACGACATCTTGGAGCTTTATGAGCGTGTCGCGGCAGATGCCTGGTGGAACCCCTATGTCTTCCATCATGCTGCGTGCGCCTATGTCGCTGCGGGCGACCTTCAGTCGGCATTGAAGGCCGTCTATCTGGCCCTGGCCTGCGGTTATGACCGGATCGACGAGATGCTGGTTGATCAGGATCTTTCAGCGCTCTTTTCGATGGACGAGTTCCAGCGCCTCAAAGCATTTCGCGACGCCAACAAACAGGTGCGGTGCCCCTTCCTGCCACTCGTCGCATTGCAGTCGTTGGCCAACCGAGCCTTCGATGATGGGGCTATGAGCTTGGCCTGGTCGTTGACCAATCGTTTTTTCATTCCCGACAGGGCGGCGCTGGAGAACTGCTTTCCGGACCAAGAAATAAGGAACCTCTATCGTCAATCGTTGCTTCAGGTCGCCGATGACCTTGTCCGCGCTCAGTGGGATGGAACTGATGAGACACGTCTGGATAAGCGCTTCTACCGTCGGATCCGCGATATCGAAGGTCTTTCGCCGGCCGTCCACCTCGCCGGTGCTCTTTCCTTGTTCTCAGAAGGTTTCTTCTGGGTCGACATGAAGAGCGACGATAACGAGGAGCGCGGGGAATTCGTCGAGGCGGTGGAAGCGCTCGGGCGCATGCGCCAGGCGCTGGCCGAAAACCCGGCAGCGGCCGAGGATACTCTCTGGATGGACCTGTCCACCCATGCCTCTGTCGCACCTTTCGTTGCGCTCGCTGACGCTGGAGGTCATCGAGGTGCTCATCGCGATCGCCCGGACTGCGGACAATGA
- a CDS encoding c-type cytochrome: protein MSSSLHHSACALAMLLSLAPPALAAGDAQEGQAIAQKWCAACHVVMETQTSATPAAPSFAAIGEKYRGKGLAALAAFLADPHPVMPDMSLTRQEIRDLTAYIDALRG, encoded by the coding sequence ATGTCCTCATCCCTGCATCACTCGGCCTGCGCTCTCGCGATGCTTTTGTCTCTTGCCCCACCGGCCTTGGCGGCGGGAGATGCGCAGGAGGGACAGGCGATCGCCCAGAAATGGTGTGCCGCCTGCCACGTCGTCATGGAGACGCAGACGAGCGCCACGCCCGCCGCACCGAGCTTCGCCGCAATCGGAGAGAAATACCGCGGCAAGGGCCTCGCGGCGCTTGCCGCCTTCCTCGCCGACCCGCATCCGGTGATGCCGGATATGAGCCTGACGCGACAGGAGATCCGCGACCTCACCGCCTATATCGACGCGCTTCGCGGCTGA
- a CDS encoding ABC transporter ATP-binding protein, whose translation MLSLNNIHVTFNAGTPTEVRALSDINLKIADGEFVTVIGSNGAGKSTLLSVVVGTVKPERGSVHLDGEDVTAWSPHRRAMHVGRVFQEPRLGTCSSLSIEENLALAAARGKSRGLKGALGTRQNRKWLADQVAKLEIGLEDRMTQPVGTLSGGQRQAISLLMATLLPMKILVLDEHTAALDPGAAAKVLALSTEIAETRKLTTLMVTHSMRDALAVGHRTIMMDSGRIVLDFTEEERAKLTVQDLSSLFGRAIGKQLDDDKMMLA comes from the coding sequence ATGCTGTCGTTGAATAACATCCACGTCACCTTCAACGCCGGCACGCCGACCGAGGTGAGGGCGCTCAGCGACATCAACCTCAAGATCGCGGATGGCGAGTTCGTCACCGTCATCGGCTCGAACGGCGCAGGGAAATCGACGCTTCTGTCGGTCGTCGTCGGCACGGTGAAGCCCGAACGCGGCAGCGTGCATCTCGATGGCGAGGACGTAACGGCCTGGTCTCCGCACCGGCGGGCGATGCATGTGGGGCGCGTTTTTCAGGAGCCGCGGCTCGGCACCTGCTCGTCTTTGTCGATCGAAGAAAACCTCGCTCTTGCGGCGGCTCGCGGCAAAAGCCGGGGCCTCAAGGGTGCGCTCGGCACGCGGCAGAACCGCAAATGGCTCGCCGACCAGGTGGCGAAGCTCGAGATCGGGCTGGAAGACCGCATGACGCAGCCGGTCGGCACGTTGTCGGGCGGGCAGCGCCAGGCGATCAGCCTGTTGATGGCGACGCTTCTGCCGATGAAGATCCTCGTTCTCGACGAGCATACGGCCGCGCTCGATCCGGGTGCTGCCGCGAAAGTCCTGGCGCTTTCCACAGAGATCGCCGAGACGCGCAAGCTCACGACGTTGATGGTGACGCATTCGATGCGCGACGCGCTGGCCGTCGGCCACCGCACCATCATGATGGATTCCGGCCGCATCGTCCTCGACTTCACCGAAGAGGAGCGGGCGAAACTCACCGTCCAGGATCTCTCGAGCCTGTTCGGACGTGCGATCGGCAAACAGCTCGACGACGATAAGATGATGCTGGCTTAA
- a CDS encoding methylenetetrahydrofolate reductase codes for MTPAAHHAAGPKRLELSFEFFPPKKPEQFVAFKDTAERLKAFAPDFVSVTYGAGGTSKDRSFAAVEILTQEVGLPTAAHLTCVSAACSATNDAIATFQTFGVRHFVALRGDPPEGPGTPYAPHPEGYTDTADLIRGLRRIDDFEISVSAYPERHPESPDWDTEIDILKRKVEAGATRALTQFFYDNDDFERYVEKVAAAGITIPIVPGILPVHRFAAVHSFAGRCGARIPPHLLPLSELSGEAHFEAAVDLAARQIDDLAQRGVSGFHIYTMNQHRLVSAVLKAARIFEGERTCCAA; via the coding sequence ATGACGCCTGCAGCCCACCACGCCGCCGGACCGAAGAGGCTCGAGCTCTCATTCGAGTTCTTTCCGCCCAAGAAGCCCGAGCAATTCGTCGCCTTCAAAGACACGGCAGAACGGCTCAAAGCCTTTGCGCCGGATTTCGTCTCCGTCACCTATGGCGCCGGCGGCACGTCGAAGGACCGCTCTTTCGCGGCGGTGGAGATACTGACGCAGGAGGTCGGCCTGCCGACGGCCGCGCATCTCACCTGCGTCTCCGCCGCCTGCTCCGCCACGAACGATGCGATCGCAACCTTTCAGACCTTCGGCGTCAGGCATTTCGTGGCGTTGCGCGGCGACCCGCCGGAGGGGCCCGGCACGCCCTATGCACCGCATCCTGAGGGCTACACCGATACGGCCGACTTGATCCGCGGCCTTCGCCGCATCGACGATTTCGAGATCTCCGTCAGCGCCTATCCGGAGCGCCATCCGGAGAGTCCCGACTGGGACACCGAGATCGACATCCTGAAGCGCAAGGTAGAGGCCGGCGCGACCCGTGCCCTGACGCAGTTCTTCTACGACAATGACGATTTTGAACGGTATGTGGAGAAGGTTGCGGCCGCCGGCATCACGATTCCGATCGTGCCGGGCATCCTGCCTGTGCACCGCTTCGCCGCCGTGCATTCCTTTGCCGGCCGCTGCGGCGCGCGCATCCCGCCGCATCTTCTGCCGCTATCGGAGCTTTCAGGCGAGGCGCATTTCGAAGCCGCGGTCGACCTCGCCGCGCGCCAGATCGACGACCTCGCGCAACGCGGCGTCTCCGGCTTTCATATCTACACGATGAACCAGCACCGCCTCGTCTCGGCGGTCTTGAAAGCGGCAAGAATTTTCGAAGGGGAAAGGACATGCTGCGCGGCATGA
- a CDS encoding alanine racemase produces MRPDVPVYCFHPQVLAEDVAHFAQAFPGKTAYAVKTNGEPFVLKAIADAGVKTFDVASPAEFAAAREASPNAELLYMHPVKAQSDIRLALESYGIRTLSLDHEDEVAKILRIVRALDFDPADLTLFVRLQTKGSATYELSKKFGATPAHAVELLQRIAGIGFKPALCFHVGSQIEDPEIYERALGSADWVRARSGVELTALDVGGGFPAPYGYDPRRKKRIMPDRDEIMARLRKDLTEWGFADLPLIAEPGRVIVARSISLIVRVLLKKGKRIYINDGIWASLSDSWTGKITLPARFIPDPARKRRSGNPHEIVPFKVCGATCDSVDILSRPFWLPETVDTGDWIEIGHIGAYSLSLRSRFNGFYPDTVVEVETPFDEGDKPEGFAAIETMAD; encoded by the coding sequence ATGCGGCCGGATGTTCCGGTCTATTGTTTCCATCCACAGGTCCTCGCCGAGGACGTTGCGCATTTTGCGCAGGCGTTCCCTGGCAAGACGGCCTATGCCGTCAAAACCAATGGCGAGCCCTTCGTTCTGAAGGCGATCGCCGATGCCGGCGTGAAAACCTTCGACGTCGCCAGCCCGGCCGAATTTGCGGCTGCGCGCGAAGCCTCGCCGAACGCCGAACTCCTCTACATGCACCCGGTGAAGGCGCAGTCGGATATCCGCCTGGCGCTCGAAAGCTACGGCATCCGCACCCTCTCCCTCGACCACGAGGACGAGGTGGCGAAAATCCTGCGGATCGTGCGGGCGCTCGATTTCGATCCGGCAGATCTGACCTTGTTCGTGCGCCTGCAGACCAAGGGTTCGGCCACCTACGAATTGTCGAAAAAGTTCGGCGCCACCCCCGCCCATGCGGTGGAGCTTTTGCAACGCATCGCCGGCATCGGCTTCAAGCCGGCCCTTTGCTTCCATGTCGGCAGCCAGATCGAAGACCCGGAAATCTACGAGCGCGCCCTCGGCTCCGCCGATTGGGTGCGCGCCCGCTCCGGTGTCGAGCTGACGGCGCTCGATGTCGGCGGCGGATTTCCGGCGCCCTACGGCTACGATCCGCGCCGCAAGAAGCGCATCATGCCGGACCGCGACGAGATCATGGCGCGGCTTCGAAAAGATCTGACGGAATGGGGTTTTGCCGACCTGCCGCTCATTGCCGAGCCGGGTCGCGTCATCGTCGCCCGCTCCATTTCGCTGATCGTCCGCGTGCTCCTGAAAAAGGGCAAACGCATCTACATCAACGATGGCATCTGGGCGTCGCTCTCAGATTCCTGGACGGGCAAGATCACCCTTCCCGCCCGCTTCATTCCCGATCCGGCCCGCAAGCGCCGCTCCGGCAATCCGCACGAGATCGTGCCGTTCAAGGTGTGCGGCGCCACTTGCGACAGCGTCGACATTCTCTCGCGCCCGTTCTGGCTGCCGGAGACGGTCGATACCGGCGACTGGATCGAAATCGGCCATATCGGTGCCTATTCCCTGTCGCTTCGAAGCCGCTTCAACGGCTTTTATCCCGACACGGTCGTCGAGGTGGAAACCCCCTTCGACGAAGGCGACAAGCCGGAAGGCTTTGCCGCGATCGAGACCATGGCCGACTGA
- a CDS encoding DUF2905 domain-containing protein has translation MSKTLILIGLALVAAGLLWPLLSRFGLFRLPGDIAVERENVSFYFPITTMVIVSLVLSLILWFFDR, from the coding sequence ATGTCGAAGACGCTGATCCTCATCGGGCTCGCCCTCGTGGCGGCGGGCCTCCTCTGGCCGCTCCTTTCGAGGTTCGGCCTCTTCCGCCTGCCCGGCGACATCGCGGTGGAGCGGGAGAACGTCTCGTTTTATTTTCCGATCACCACAATGGTGATCGTGAGCCTCGTCCTCTCGCTCATCCTGTGGTTCTTCGACAGGTAG
- a CDS encoding KTSC domain-containing protein encodes MDVLEHVFQSEALKQALYVPAEKALFIAFQTGRIYRYDHVPEAVFTGLTEAQSAGAYFNAVVRHYPYREVETTSLQR; translated from the coding sequence ATGGATGTTCTGGAGCATGTCTTTCAATCGGAGGCCTTGAAGCAGGCGCTCTACGTGCCGGCGGAGAAAGCGCTTTTCATCGCTTTCCAGACGGGCCGCATTTACCGCTACGACCATGTCCCGGAAGCCGTCTTCACCGGGCTCACGGAGGCGCAGTCGGCGGGCGCCTATTTCAATGCTGTCGTTCGTCATTATCCGTATCGGGAGGTGGAGACGACGTCTCTGCAGCGCTAG
- a CDS encoding TrmO family methyltransferase domain-containing protein, giving the protein MADDRNDPGTAGSGSQQEKSHARARSWENPTREGEIALDFDPGERTPDAGLVYIGHAKTPWVGPGECPRNIRQARERAAAEAGLGFSLQIDEPYRPGLADYRPGQAVFVLMWMDGARRDLIVQAPKHREHPAGVFSLRSPVRPNPIGLSLVSILEVEQERGIIVVDALDCLDGTPIIDLKPWAQTADIPAAR; this is encoded by the coding sequence ATGGCGGACGACAGGAACGATCCCGGAACGGCGGGCTCCGGCTCGCAACAGGAAAAATCGCATGCCAGGGCCCGTTCGTGGGAAAACCCGACGCGGGAGGGTGAGATCGCACTCGACTTCGATCCGGGCGAACGAACGCCTGACGCGGGTCTCGTCTATATCGGTCATGCCAAGACGCCGTGGGTTGGACCCGGCGAATGCCCGCGCAACATCCGTCAGGCGCGCGAGCGAGCAGCGGCCGAAGCGGGTCTCGGCTTTTCGCTGCAGATCGACGAGCCCTACCGACCAGGCCTTGCCGATTATCGGCCGGGCCAGGCGGTTTTCGTGCTCATGTGGATGGACGGGGCACGACGCGATCTCATCGTTCAGGCACCGAAGCACCGCGAGCATCCGGCCGGCGTCTTCTCATTGCGCTCTCCCGTGAGGCCCAATCCGATCGGGTTGTCGCTCGTCTCCATCCTGGAGGTGGAGCAGGAGAGGGGGATCATCGTCGTCGATGCCCTCGATTGTCTCGATGGTACGCCGATCATCGATTTGAAGCCGTGGGCCCAGACGGCCGATATTCCGGCCGCGCGCTGA
- the msrB gene encoding peptide-methionine (R)-S-oxide reductase MsrB gives MTDTAARTDGQHVSQSGYDLTPIRGPERDRLAEKLTPEERHIMLDHGTETPFCGGLLTNKEDGVYTCKLCSLPLFRSVTKFESGTGWPSFYEPFDPEHVREIEDNSHGMRRIETRCARCDSHLGHVFPDGPRPTGLRYCMNSAALEFETE, from the coding sequence ATGACCGACACCGCCGCCAGGACCGATGGCCAGCATGTTTCGCAATCCGGCTATGATCTGACGCCGATCCGCGGCCCCGAACGCGACAGGCTCGCCGAAAAGCTGACGCCGGAAGAGCGCCACATCATGCTCGACCACGGCACGGAGACGCCCTTCTGCGGCGGTCTTCTCACCAACAAGGAAGATGGCGTCTACACCTGCAAGCTCTGCAGCCTGCCGCTCTTCCGCTCCGTGACGAAATTCGAATCCGGCACCGGCTGGCCGAGCTTCTACGAGCCCTTCGATCCGGAACATGTGCGCGAGATCGAGGACAATTCCCACGGCATGCGCCGCATCGAGACGCGCTGCGCCCGCTGCGACAGCCATCTCGGACACGTCTTCCCCGACGGCCCGCGCCCGACGGGTCTGCGCTATTGCATGAATTCGGCCGCGCTCGAATTCGAGACGGAATGA